One stretch of Dioscorea cayenensis subsp. rotundata cultivar TDr96_F1 unplaced genomic scaffold, TDr96_F1_v2_PseudoChromosome.rev07_lg8_w22 25.fasta BLBR01002043.1, whole genome shotgun sequence DNA includes these proteins:
- the LOC120257362 gene encoding uncharacterized protein LOC120257362 isoform X2, whose translation MAEGTRMKDLSAKIDNIFSIMDQREECFLAAMNQRDAKNITAEPAASLHMEVTPAHLLTEETACNQESHVPIKSVRVDFPKFEGDDVLNWIFKAEQYFTYYHIPDPDRLELASIHFDGPVVPWYQMLTKTCMVSTWTELVTALEEDYGPTDYESPEFSLFRITQQESVTTYYHQFTALANRVNGVSSKALIACFIGGLKEDIQRDIIPLKPLTLPKAASLARLYEKKIYCYFTC comes from the exons ATGGCAGAGGGGACACGTATGAAGGACTTATCTGCTAAGATTGACAACATTTTTAGCATCATGGATCAACGAGAGGAGTGTTTTCTTGCTGCAATGAATCAACGAGACGCGAAG AACATCACAGCTGAGCCAGCGGCATCCTTGCACATGGAGGTGACGCCAGCTCATCTTCTTACTGAGGAGACAGCTTGCAACCAAGAATCTCACGTACCCATCAAGTCCGTCCGAGTGGATTTTCCCAAATTTGAAGGCGATGATGTGCTCAACTGGATTTTCAAGGCCGAACAATACTTTACATATTATCACATTCCAGATCCAGATCGCTTGGAGTTAGCTTCTATTCATTTTGATGGCCCGGTTGTTCCATGGTACCAGATGCTCACCAAAACATGCATGGTATCAACCTGGACAGAATTGGTTACAGCATTGGAAGAGGATTACGGCCCCACTGATTATGAGAGCCCAGAATTTTCACTCTTTCGCATTACTCAGCAAGAATCAGTCACAACTTATTACCATCAATTCACAGCTTTAGCTAATCGAGTGAATGGGGTGTCTTCTAAAGCATTGATAGCTTGTTTCATTGGCGGCCTGAAAGAGGATATTCAGCGAGATATTATTCCACTGAAACCTCTAACCCTTCCTAAGGCTGCTTCTTTGGCTCGattgtatgaaaaaaaaatatactgcTACTTTACCTGCTAA
- the LOC120257362 gene encoding uncharacterized protein LOC120257362 isoform X1, translating into MKKKYTATLPAKRIAYSPDISSLETPGKVSTAVTRPLHHSPAGSINNGTHSTNSQPFRRISFQEMQVRKAKGLCFNCDEKFTPSHRCVSRRLLLLQWDTEPPEDLDPGDADFIVDLDSSQIKEEATQKLALNAMNSATLSGILRFSGTIKGHPVNILLDGGSDDNFIQPRIAQLLHLDVQPTSSIKVMVGNGHALQVEGYIPDLSILVQGNSITLPVYVLPIAGAEIILGAAWLATLGHHMVDYNAKFIQFHSDMIFIKLQGETNSTPHVTLLNQLQRLHTTNSIAEYYIVHEEGRDQPP; encoded by the coding sequence atgaaaaaaaaatatactgcTACTTTACCTGCTAAGAGGATTGCTTATTCTCCTGATATCAGTTCACTGGAAACTCCGGGTAAAGTCAGTACAGCAGTAACAAGACCTCTACATCATTCTCCTGCTGGTTCCATTAATAATGGGACACATTCTACTAATTCACAACCATTTCGACGAATTAGCTTTCAGGAAATGCAGGTAAGAAAAGCAAAGGGTTTGTGCTTTAACTGTGACGAAAAATTCACACCCTCTCACAGATGTGTCTCCAGGCGATTGTTATTGTTACAATGGGACACTGAACCACCTGAGGATTTGGATCCAGGTGATGCTGATTTTATAGTGGATCTGGATAGCTCTCAGATTAAAGAAGAAGCAACTCAAAAATTGGCCTTAAATGCTATGAATTCTGCCACTCTTTCTGGCATCTTGAGATTTAGTGGCACTATAAAAGGGCATCCAGTTAACATTCTTTTGGATGGAGGCAGCGATGACAATTTTATACAACCTCGTATTGCTCAGCTCCTACACTTGGATGTTCAACCTACAAGCTCAATTAAGGTCATGGTTGGCAATGGTCATGCTCTTCAAGTGGAAGGATATATTCCTGATCTATCAATTCTTGTTCAAGGAAATTCCATCACATTGCCTGTCTATGTTTTGCCAATCGCGGGTGCAGAAATCATATTGGGTGCAGCGTGGTTAGCCACTTTGGGCCACCATATGGTGGACTATAATGCCAAATTTATTCAGTTCCATTCTgatatgatatttattaaaCTACAAGGGGAAACAAATTCAACACCTCATGTTACTTTACTCAATCAGTTGCAGAGATTACATACCACCAATTCCATAGCAGAATACTATATTGTCCATGAGGAGGGAAGGGATCAACCTCCATGA